In the Ferribacterium limneticum genome, AGGCAGCGGCGCCGAGACCGACCACGGCATAGGCCACCAGCGGGTGGGCACCGAAGAACATCATGCTGCAGCCGACGATCTTGATGCTGTTGCTGATGAACATCACCCGCCACTTGGGCATCGAGTCGGCAAAGGCGCCGACGAAGGCGGCCAGCACGACATAGGAAACGGTGAAGAATGTCTTGAGGAGCGGTTCGTATTCCGACGGCGCGTGCATCTCGCGCAGGGCGGCGATAGCGGCAATCAGCAGGGCGTTGTCGGCCAGCGCGGAAAAAAACTGCGCGGCCATGATGATGTAGAAGCCGAACGGCACGAAATATTTGTCTCTTATATGACTTTGGGCGAGGTTTATACCACGCTCAGAATTGGGCGCAAGGCTTGCGCGGTTGTCGTTGTTGTGCATGATCCGGCCTTGCTGACTGAAAGGCTGGAGTTTGTGTCGAGACGGTTAAGGGGTGATGACAGCAGGCGGACGCGCCGGTCGATGTGAAATTCTGGGCAAAATTGATGTTGCCGCCCGGAAACGGCGCGGAATGTGATTGAATATCGGCCGCACACCATCGGGGAGAAAGATCATGGCTGACCGGCGTTTGCAGGTCTTTCATGCCGTCGCCAAACATCTGAGTTTTACGCGGGCTGCCGACGCGCTGTTCATGACGCAGCCGGCAGTGACCTTTCAGATCAAGCAACTGGAAGAGCAGTACAGCACGCGCCTGTTCGAACGGCGGCACGGCAGCATTTCGCTGACCCCGGCCGGTGAGCTGGTGCTCTCCTACGCCGAGCGGATTCTGGCGCTGTCCGATGAAATGGATATCCGCCTCGGCGAGATGACCGGCGAGATGCGCGGCCCGTTGCTGGTCGGCGCCAGCACGACGATCGCCGAGTTCATGCTGCCGCGCGTGCTCGGTGAGTTCAATGCGCTTTATCCGCAGGTCAGGGCTCGCCTGATCGTCGCCAACTCCGAAAGCATCGAGAGCCGGGTGGCTGAGCATACGCTCGACATTGGCTTGATCGAAGTGCCGGCCAAATTGAGTGGCCTGACCAGCCAGATCTGCTGCGAGGACGAGTTGCGGGTGATCTGTGCGCCGGACTACCCGCTGGCCGGCATGAAATCGGTCAGCCCGAAGGTGTTGGCCGAGTACGAATTCATCTCGCGCGAACCGGGCTCCGGGACACGGGAAATCACCGATGCCTATTTCAGGAATCACAAGATCCAGCCGGAAGATCTGAAGATGCAGATGGAGCTGGGCAGTCCGGAAGCGCTGAAAGGGGTCGTCTCGACCGGCCTGGGATTCGCCATCGTGTCGCGGGCTGTGGTTGAAAAGGAAACGCAGCTTGGTGAGCTCGTTGCCATTCCGCTCAATCCGGTACTGAAGCGCAGCCTGTACCTTGTTTTCCCCCAGGACCGCTTCCAGTCCCGGTTGAGTGCAACCTTCATCGATTTTGCCAAACGCAAGCTGAAAGAACTGGCTTTATGAAAACTTCGCGTCCCATCCGCGCGCGCATCGCGCCGGCGGCGATTCTTCACAACTATCGACTGGCCAAGCGCCATGCTCCCGGCTCGAAAGCCTGGGCTGTCATCAAGGCCAATGCCTATGGTCATGGTCAATGGCGGGCGGTCGAAGCCCTGCGTGGCGAGGCTGATGGGTTCGCCATGCTGGAATGCGAAAACGCAGTCGCCCTGCGCGAGGCGGGGGTGACCCAGCCCATTCTGCTGTTGGAGGGGGTTTTCAGTGCGCGCGACGTGCGTGCTGTCATCGAGCACCGGCTGACCAGCGTCATTCACTGCCTCGACCAGTTGGAGTTGCTGGTCCGCAACGGCAAGTTCGATACCCCGATCTCTTTGTGTCTGAAACTCAACACCGGCATGAACCGGCTTGGCTTCACGGCGGCGACGCTGCCCAAGGCCTGGGAAATCCTGCAGCAATTGCCGCAGATCGATATCACCCTGATGACCCACTTTGCAGAAGCCGATGGCGAGCGAGGCGTGAGCTGGCAACTCGACCGGTTTCGCCAGCTGGCCGGAGATTGGTCCGGCCCCGTCAGCCTTGGCAACTCGGCTGCCATCCTGCGTCACGCCGAGGCGCACGGCGACTGGGTTCGGCCGGGCATCATGCTTTATGGGGCCAGCCCGTTCGCCGATCAAAGCGCGACTGAGCTGGGTTTGCAGCCGGTGATGACGCTGGAGAGTGCCATCATCGGCGTGCAGCAACTGGCGGCTGGCGATCAGGTCGGTTATGGCGGAACCTTCACGGCAGACCAACCGATGCGCATCGGCGTCGTCGCCTGCGGTTATGCCGACGGTTATCCGCGTCATGCCCCGAGCGGTACGCCGATCGCCGTCATGGGCCGGCCGACGCGGACGATCGGCCGCGTGTCGATGGATATGATGGCCTGTGACCTGACCGATATCCCGGAAGCGGGCATCGGTTCTCCGGTAACGCTGTGGGGCCAGGGGCTTGCCGGCAACGTGCCGGCGGATGAAGTGGCCACCGCAGCCGGGACCATTGCCTACGAACTCTTCTGTGCCGTGGCGCCGCGCGTGCCGGTGGTGGTGGATGGGGCCAATGTGGCTGAGCGAACATAATGGCCAAAGTCAAAACCATTTACTCCTGTACCGAATGCGGAGCGACCAGTCCGAAGTGGCAGGGGCAGTGTCCCGGTTGCAATGACTGGAACACGCTGGTTGAAACGGTGGCCGAAAAGGCGCCCACCAACAGCCGTTTCGAATCACTGGCCCCGACGGCCAGGTTGCAGAATCTGTCGGAGATCGAAGCGCGGGAAGTCGAGCGGATTGCTACCGGCATTAGCGAGTTCGACCGGGCGCTGGGCGGTGGACTGGTTCATGGCGGTGTCGTGCTGATCGGTGGCGACCCGGGGATCGGTAAAAGTACGCTGCTCTTGCAGGCACTGGCGCATCTTTCGCTCGAAAACAAGGTGCTCTATGTCAGCGGTGAGGAATCGGGCGAGCAGGTCGCGCTGAGAGCTCGCCGCCTGGGGCTGGATAGCCGTCGCCTGCAATTGATGGCCGAGATCAATCTCGAACGCATCCTTGCCACCCTGCAGGCGGAAAAGCCCGTTGTTGCCGTGATCGACTCGATTCAGACCCTGTGGTCCGATCAGCTGTCCAGTGCGCCGGGTTCGGTGGCGCAAGTCCGCGAATGCGCGGCGCAACTGACGCGTCTGGCCAAGCAGGCTGGCATCACGGTGATTCTGGTCGGTCATGTGACGAAGGAGGGCGCCCTGGCCGGGCCGCGTGTGCTTGAACATATCGTCGACACCGTGCTCTATTTCGAAGGCGACACGCATTCCAGCTTCCGACTGGTGCGGGCCTTCAAGAACCGTTTCGGCGCTGTCAATGAGTTGGGTGTCTTTGCCATGACCGAAACCGGGCTGAAGGGGGTCAGCAACCCGTCGGCCCTGTTCCTGTCGCAGCATGGACAGGATGTGGCCGGTTCCTGCGTGATGGTGACGCAGGAGGGGACGCGCCCTCTGCTGGTTGAAATCCAGGCCCTGGTCGATACCTCGCATGGCAACCCGCGGCGTCTGACTGTCGGACTCGACCCGCAGCGCCTGGCCATGCTGCTGGCCGTCTTGCATCGGCATGCCGGTATTGTCTGTTTCGATCAGGATGTATTCGTGAACGCGGTCGGTGGGGTCAAGATTACTGAGCCGGCTGCCGATCTGGCTGTGCTGCTATCGATCACATCTTCATTAAAAAACAAGCCACTGCCATCGAAACTTATTGTGTTTGGTGAAGTTGGGCTGGCCGGAGAAATCCGTCCGGCCCCGCGTGGTCAGGAACGACTGAAGGAAGCCGCCAAACTCGGATTTACCCGTGCCCTGATCCCGGAGGCGAATCGTCCCAAGCAGGCGATTCCCGGCATGGAGGTCATTGCAGTCAAGCGCGTCGAGGAGGCGGTGGCGCGGATACGCGAGATGGAATAAGCTGGCGGGGTATCCCTTTCGGCATATATGTTCAATCTTTCGCGCTATTTCTCGACGGTCAGTTTTATCCTCATCGTGTTGGCAGCGGGGGTACTTGGCCCGTTGTACCAGCGGCTCTCCTTGCTCCAGTTGCAGAATCTGGCCGAGAGCCGGAATGTCGCGATGGCGCAGGTTTTCCAGAATTCATTGCAGGCGCCGTTGGCGTCGCTGATCGGTGATGCGGTCGGGCGGGATATCCACTCTCTCCAGCTCTCGGATGAGACCCGCCACCTTCAAGCCAGTGTGCTTGACCTGATGCGCAACACGGCGGTGATCAAGATCAAGGTGTACAACCGCCTGGGCAACACGATTTTCTCGACCGATTCTGGGCAGATCGGCGAGAGCAAGCTTGAGAATGCCGGCTTCCGGACGGCAATCAACGGCGCAATCACCAGCGAACTGACCCATAGAAACACGATCGATACCTTCGAAGGGCGTTTGGTCGAGGTCGATGTGCTGTCGAGCTACATTCCCATTGTTGGCAAAGACCGTTCGGTCGAGGGCGTTTTCGAGCTTTACCAGAACGTCACGCCTTTCGTCGCCCAATTGAATCGCAACCTGTGGT is a window encoding:
- a CDS encoding LysR family transcriptional regulator, with protein sequence MADRRLQVFHAVAKHLSFTRAADALFMTQPAVTFQIKQLEEQYSTRLFERRHGSISLTPAGELVLSYAERILALSDEMDIRLGEMTGEMRGPLLVGASTTIAEFMLPRVLGEFNALYPQVRARLIVANSESIESRVAEHTLDIGLIEVPAKLSGLTSQICCEDELRVICAPDYPLAGMKSVSPKVLAEYEFISREPGSGTREITDAYFRNHKIQPEDLKMQMELGSPEALKGVVSTGLGFAIVSRAVVEKETQLGELVAIPLNPVLKRSLYLVFPQDRFQSRLSATFIDFAKRKLKELAL
- the alr gene encoding alanine racemase; amino-acid sequence: MKTSRPIRARIAPAAILHNYRLAKRHAPGSKAWAVIKANAYGHGQWRAVEALRGEADGFAMLECENAVALREAGVTQPILLLEGVFSARDVRAVIEHRLTSVIHCLDQLELLVRNGKFDTPISLCLKLNTGMNRLGFTAATLPKAWEILQQLPQIDITLMTHFAEADGERGVSWQLDRFRQLAGDWSGPVSLGNSAAILRHAEAHGDWVRPGIMLYGASPFADQSATELGLQPVMTLESAIIGVQQLAAGDQVGYGGTFTADQPMRIGVVACGYADGYPRHAPSGTPIAVMGRPTRTIGRVSMDMMACDLTDIPEAGIGSPVTLWGQGLAGNVPADEVATAAGTIAYELFCAVAPRVPVVVDGANVAERT
- the radA gene encoding DNA repair protein RadA; this translates as MAKVKTIYSCTECGATSPKWQGQCPGCNDWNTLVETVAEKAPTNSRFESLAPTARLQNLSEIEAREVERIATGISEFDRALGGGLVHGGVVLIGGDPGIGKSTLLLQALAHLSLENKVLYVSGEESGEQVALRARRLGLDSRRLQLMAEINLERILATLQAEKPVVAVIDSIQTLWSDQLSSAPGSVAQVRECAAQLTRLAKQAGITVILVGHVTKEGALAGPRVLEHIVDTVLYFEGDTHSSFRLVRAFKNRFGAVNELGVFAMTETGLKGVSNPSALFLSQHGQDVAGSCVMVTQEGTRPLLVEIQALVDTSHGNPRRLTVGLDPQRLAMLLAVLHRHAGIVCFDQDVFVNAVGGVKITEPAADLAVLLSITSSLKNKPLPSKLIVFGEVGLAGEIRPAPRGQERLKEAAKLGFTRALIPEANRPKQAIPGMEVIAVKRVEEAVARIREME